A single window of Leptospira semungkisensis DNA harbors:
- a CDS encoding quinone-dependent dihydroorotate dehydrogenase, translating to MNSNWKQWVYEKTAKPLFLSIDPETAHYLAQGLLSLTQRVPFVFPILESLTSYSSERLRSKVAGIEFANPVGLGAGFDKTGELYPFLSRLGFGSIEVGTITGQGQPGNPKPRIFRYQEDQALINRMGFNNPGADLAEETLKNQKKNSVRGINVGKTKLVSEEDAVHDYVYSLKRLTPYADYAVINISSPNTPGLRNFQKKENLIQLMQGIRSGLGGKFPIPTFVKFAPDMEKEELKPLLELMPELQLSGVILTNTTIDKTVLSRYPNVEKEGGVSGRPLRQRSTEMIRYGYSILKGSIPIIGVGGIDSGEAALEKILAGANLIQVYTGYVYNGPLLPVRILEYLDKTMKKAGVNSISELVGKDRI from the coding sequence ATGAATTCCAATTGGAAACAATGGGTCTACGAAAAAACTGCAAAGCCTTTATTCTTAAGTATTGATCCTGAGACCGCGCACTATCTGGCTCAGGGTTTGCTTTCTCTAACGCAAAGAGTTCCATTTGTATTTCCTATTTTAGAAAGCTTAACTTCTTATTCGAGTGAGAGATTGAGATCCAAGGTTGCCGGAATCGAATTCGCGAATCCGGTGGGTCTTGGTGCAGGATTTGATAAAACGGGAGAATTGTATCCTTTCTTATCCAGGCTTGGTTTCGGTTCTATAGAAGTGGGAACAATTACCGGCCAAGGACAGCCGGGAAATCCGAAGCCTAGGATCTTTCGCTACCAAGAAGACCAAGCGTTGATCAATCGAATGGGTTTCAATAATCCAGGAGCCGATCTTGCTGAAGAAACTCTGAAGAATCAAAAGAAGAACTCTGTTCGTGGAATCAATGTAGGAAAAACGAAACTAGTTTCTGAAGAAGATGCCGTACATGATTACGTTTATTCTTTGAAGAGACTCACTCCATACGCAGATTATGCTGTGATCAATATTTCTTCTCCCAATACTCCTGGCCTTAGAAATTTCCAAAAGAAAGAAAATCTAATACAGCTCATGCAAGGCATTCGAAGCGGTTTGGGTGGGAAGTTCCCCATTCCAACATTCGTGAAATTTGCACCTGATATGGAAAAGGAAGAGCTAAAGCCTTTATTAGAACTTATGCCGGAGCTTCAGCTTTCCGGGGTAATACTCACAAACACAACGATAGATAAGACTGTGCTTTCTCGTTATCCGAATGTGGAAAAAGAAGGTGGAGTTTCCGGGCGACCTTTACGTCAAAGATCCACTGAAATGATCCGTTATGGGTATTCGATCTTAAAGGGAAGTATTCCGATTATAGGGGTCGGAGGAATCGATTCGGGAGAAGCTGCTCTCGAAAAGATCCTGGCAGGAGCGAATCTTATACAAGTGTATACCGGTTACGTATATAACGGGCCGCTATTGCCTGTAAGGATCTTAGAATATTTGGATAAGACGATGAAAAAGGCAGGAGTGAATTCTATCTCTGAATTGGTAGGAAAGGATCGGATCTGA
- a CDS encoding ABC transporter permease, whose amino-acid sequence MKQIYHLVTIQLKEFYREPGILFWAFIFPIAIAGVLGLAFANKGVPLTRVAILSSSHHADQLSSRIEKAFAQSVGGNSDGLGVILPNVLQEEDAIKALKRGEINLLVKEDADGNLEFSFDPSNANAQRDYLLLSNALLSESGSEKKVSNIKKLDSKGTRYIDYLVPGMLAMGVMNSCLWGVGWNLIEMRLKKLLRRMSATPMNKLAFVLSFFFTRLVVTIVESIIFLTFAFTVFDTAFFGSPIAGFLVFLTGNFVFACIGIFVGSRAQSSQVGNGLVNAFTFPMMVLSGIFFSYKNFPDVVLPVIRHLPLTLMADSLRAVFIEGSGLAEIVYPCLWMILIGFGFLGLGLRIFRWS is encoded by the coding sequence ATGAAACAGATCTATCATTTAGTCACGATCCAATTAAAGGAATTTTATAGAGAACCCGGGATTCTGTTCTGGGCGTTTATTTTTCCGATCGCGATTGCGGGAGTCTTAGGACTTGCATTTGCAAATAAGGGAGTTCCTCTCACTAGAGTTGCGATTCTCTCTTCTTCTCATCATGCTGACCAACTTTCTTCTCGAATCGAGAAAGCATTCGCTCAATCTGTAGGTGGGAACTCCGACGGATTAGGAGTCATTCTTCCGAACGTACTGCAAGAAGAAGACGCAATCAAGGCTCTCAAGAGAGGAGAGATCAATCTTTTAGTAAAAGAAGATGCAGATGGAAATTTAGAATTTTCCTTCGATCCAAGTAATGCGAATGCACAGAGAGATTACCTTCTTCTTTCAAACGCTTTATTGTCGGAATCAGGTTCCGAGAAGAAGGTTTCGAATATTAAAAAATTAGATTCTAAGGGAACAAGATACATCGATTATCTAGTCCCTGGAATGCTTGCTATGGGAGTCATGAACTCCTGTCTTTGGGGAGTGGGTTGGAACCTGATCGAGATGAGATTGAAAAAGCTTTTGAGAAGGATGTCAGCGACCCCGATGAACAAACTTGCTTTCGTTCTTTCCTTCTTCTTTACTCGATTGGTAGTCACTATTGTAGAATCGATTATCTTCTTAACGTTTGCATTTACGGTCTTCGATACTGCATTCTTCGGATCGCCAATTGCAGGATTCTTGGTTTTTCTGACAGGTAATTTTGTGTTCGCCTGTATCGGGATCTTTGTGGGTTCGAGAGCGCAGAGTTCTCAGGTTGGAAACGGTTTGGTGAACGCGTTTACTTTTCCGATGATGGTGCTCTCCGGTATCTTTTTCAGTTATAAGAATTTTCCGGACGTGGTGCTTCCTGTTATCCGTCATCTTCCTTTGACTTTAATGGCGGATTCTCTCCGAGCGGTTTTCATCGAAGGTTCAGGACTTGCTGAGATCGTTTATCCATGTTTATGGATGATACTCATCGGTTTCGGTTTCTTGGGATTGGGACTTCGTATTTTCCGTTGGTCTTAA
- a CDS encoding citrate synthase/methylcitrate synthase, which yields MILSEQEKEKIYSPGLDGIPAARTKLSLVDGKAGRLIIAGYDVDEFAGKAVFEETIFTLWDDRRPKPTEVSLFAEELRSSRRFSKVIRTIIEEAVYAHLPLIDILRIGSAALSLGSEKEDPKKDAMAVLATFPLIVAWAFRLSKGMAPILPRQDLDIAANFLYMLKGVDPDPRSVRALNTYLNTVCDHGLNASTFAARVIISTQSDMISAVTGGLGALKGPLHGGAPGPALDTVFEIGTQQNAEKVLREKLKTGDRLMGFGHRIYKMRDPRADVLAKASKILYDTDEKKDFYDLAMHVEKTALALLKEYKPDRVLQTNVEFYTALLLHGLDFPTELFTPIFAMARAAGWTAHCFEQLKERILRPDAIYIGEEGKLWN from the coding sequence ATGATACTCTCTGAACAAGAAAAAGAGAAAATCTATAGTCCAGGTCTGGACGGGATCCCTGCTGCGAGGACCAAGCTTTCCTTAGTGGATGGCAAGGCCGGCAGATTGATCATTGCAGGCTATGATGTGGATGAGTTTGCAGGAAAGGCAGTCTTTGAAGAAACCATCTTCACTCTCTGGGATGATAGAAGGCCGAAGCCTACAGAAGTAAGCTTATTCGCAGAAGAGCTTAGATCATCTAGAAGATTTTCTAAGGTGATACGGACTATCATCGAGGAAGCTGTGTATGCGCATCTTCCCTTGATTGATATCTTGAGAATAGGCTCTGCAGCTCTTTCTTTAGGATCCGAAAAAGAAGATCCTAAAAAAGATGCGATGGCGGTGCTTGCTACTTTCCCTTTGATTGTTGCTTGGGCATTTCGTTTGAGCAAGGGAATGGCACCTATATTGCCGAGACAGGATTTAGATATAGCTGCAAATTTCCTATACATGTTGAAGGGAGTCGATCCGGATCCAAGAAGTGTAAGAGCATTAAACACTTACTTAAATACTGTTTGCGATCATGGATTGAATGCTTCTACCTTTGCGGCAAGAGTGATCATCTCCACTCAATCGGATATGATCTCTGCTGTGACCGGAGGATTGGGGGCCTTGAAAGGACCATTGCATGGAGGAGCTCCGGGGCCTGCGTTAGACACCGTTTTCGAGATAGGAACGCAGCAAAATGCGGAGAAGGTCCTGAGAGAAAAACTGAAAACGGGAGATCGACTCATGGGATTCGGTCATAGGATCTATAAGATGAGAGATCCTCGAGCCGACGTTTTGGCAAAGGCTTCTAAGATTCTATACGATACGGATGAGAAGAAGGATTTCTATGATCTGGCGATGCATGTAGAAAAAACTGCATTGGCCTTATTAAAGGAATATAAACCGGATCGAGTCTTGCAAACCAATGTGGAATTTTATACCGCTTTGCTTTTGCATGGATTGGATTTTCCTACGGAACTTTTCACACCGATATTTGCTATGGCAAGAGCTGCAGGATGGACCGCACATTGTTTCGAGCAATTGAAAGAAAGGATTCTCAGACCCGATGCAATCTATATCGGAGAAGAAGGAAAACTTTGGAATTGA
- a CDS encoding class I SAM-dependent RNA methyltransferase: MGTEKNRAKKSGIGRKRSQNFHAKVFQSREISGLRLEKWANLGTSISHAEDKTVFVKAGIPGETVDVRIDKENSKLIWGRVTSVEKPSPLRIASDCSSFPECGGCSYRHITYEEELRIKKELLLETFLRALKISKSDIPSIEILSGPSEGYRNTAQIKIQKTKGKIQAGFFQENSNSLVPFPEEGCKNLPKEMNEFIHKNLEKRGSVFGSKDWKLRYSLGTILEYDRSEVKIGPFLPENLEWAIPAEGFTQVNRFLLEDWMKKIRSWIPENTGKVLEFYCGAGLISLAIASRVGGLAGFELSKSSVEAAKKNSEKAGFSHLEFTAMDLDSTLPKELSGSGSKLCILNPPRAGASANLLNFFNNLKPNRIIYSSCNHTTLARDLSLLESFGYRLKEIVLTDFFPRTQHFEVLVLLEL, from the coding sequence ATGGGTACGGAAAAGAACCGTGCGAAGAAGTCGGGGATCGGAAGAAAGAGATCTCAAAATTTTCACGCCAAGGTTTTTCAGTCTCGAGAAATTTCAGGACTCAGGCTGGAGAAATGGGCGAATCTAGGTACTTCTATTTCTCATGCGGAAGATAAAACCGTTTTTGTAAAAGCAGGAATTCCCGGCGAGACTGTCGATGTTCGGATCGATAAAGAAAATTCTAAACTGATTTGGGGAAGAGTGACTTCTGTCGAAAAGCCTTCTCCGCTTAGGATCGCATCCGATTGTTCTTCTTTTCCTGAGTGTGGAGGTTGTTCGTATCGCCACATTACTTACGAAGAAGAGCTTCGTATTAAAAAAGAGCTCTTGCTCGAAACTTTTTTACGAGCACTCAAGATTTCTAAGAGCGATATTCCTTCGATCGAGATCCTAAGTGGGCCGTCGGAAGGTTATAGAAATACTGCTCAGATCAAGATCCAGAAAACAAAAGGCAAGATCCAAGCTGGATTCTTTCAGGAGAATTCCAATTCTCTCGTTCCTTTTCCGGAAGAAGGATGTAAGAATCTTCCGAAAGAAATGAACGAATTCATTCATAAGAATTTGGAGAAGAGAGGATCCGTTTTCGGTTCTAAGGATTGGAAGCTTAGATATTCTCTGGGTACGATCTTGGAATATGATAGATCCGAAGTGAAAATAGGTCCCTTCTTGCCTGAAAATTTAGAATGGGCCATTCCTGCGGAAGGTTTTACTCAGGTGAATCGCTTTCTCTTGGAAGATTGGATGAAAAAGATCCGCTCTTGGATCCCGGAGAATACCGGCAAGGTTTTGGAATTTTATTGCGGAGCCGGTTTGATCAGTTTGGCAATCGCTTCTCGAGTCGGGGGCTTGGCAGGCTTCGAGTTATCTAAATCTTCTGTAGAAGCAGCAAAGAAGAATTCCGAGAAAGCAGGCTTTTCTCACTTGGAATTTACCGCGATGGATTTGGATTCTACTTTGCCTAAAGAATTGTCCGGATCCGGTTCTAAGCTTTGTATCTTGAATCCTCCTCGGGCCGGTGCGTCTGCTAATTTATTAAATTTCTTTAATAATCTTAAGCCGAATCGGATCATTTACTCTAGTTGCAATCATACTACCTTAGCTCGAGATCTGAGCCTTTTGGAAAGCTTCGGATACAGATTGAAAGAGATAGTTCTAACGGATTTTTTTCCGCGGACACAGCATTTCGAAGTTTTGGTTCTATTAGAGCTTTGA
- a CDS encoding citrate synthase family protein translates to MSAEEVASVLGVEIQTIYAYVSRGLLHSESGGNKDRSKRYRREDVEQLLLRREERSQPGKTAKTALSLGQPVLESSITLLGEETLFYRGKDALQLSETSSFEETATLLWEAEDISPFQQEWPSLSPECLKIINLISDRPILDRCRILIPFLEYEDPKAFRKDSKTFRKTGSSILRYLSLFASDKTYSSGSISETLLSSWSDSKRSKEPKDLSSRIRLLEAALILSADHELNVSSFTARCVASSEASLYQVVLAGLAALSGPKHGLLTEKAIQLLSQASGSAKKDRLFLEEKLRNGESIPGFGHPLYKKGDPRGKKLIDLVKRFFPDREDVQIHLQFVQQISELIDDYPTVDAGLALASKALQLPKGAGIGIFAIARSAGWLAHAMEQYDSGSLIRPRAKYIGKMPQD, encoded by the coding sequence TTGAGCGCAGAGGAAGTAGCGTCCGTTTTGGGTGTCGAAATCCAAACAATATACGCTTACGTTAGTCGCGGCTTGCTCCATTCTGAATCAGGGGGAAATAAGGACAGAAGCAAACGCTATAGAAGGGAAGATGTAGAGCAATTGCTCCTACGTAGAGAAGAAAGAAGCCAACCAGGAAAGACTGCCAAGACGGCTCTCTCATTAGGCCAACCTGTCTTAGAGTCTTCTATCACGTTATTGGGAGAAGAAACATTATTCTACAGAGGCAAGGACGCTCTTCAGTTGTCAGAGACTTCCAGCTTCGAAGAAACGGCTACTCTACTATGGGAGGCAGAAGATATTTCTCCCTTTCAGCAAGAATGGCCCAGCCTTTCTCCGGAATGTTTAAAGATCATCAATCTGATCTCTGATCGGCCCATATTGGATCGATGTAGGATCTTAATTCCATTTTTGGAATATGAAGACCCGAAAGCATTTCGAAAAGATTCAAAAACATTTCGAAAGACAGGATCAAGCATCCTAAGATACCTAAGCCTATTCGCTTCTGATAAGACTTATTCTTCCGGATCCATTTCGGAGACACTACTCTCGAGTTGGTCGGATTCAAAAAGATCTAAAGAGCCCAAGGATCTTTCCTCTAGGATCCGACTCTTAGAAGCGGCCCTCATTCTCTCCGCTGATCATGAATTGAATGTATCATCTTTTACTGCAAGATGCGTGGCCTCTAGCGAAGCTTCCCTCTACCAAGTAGTTCTTGCAGGACTTGCTGCCTTATCAGGACCAAAGCATGGACTGTTAACGGAGAAGGCGATCCAACTCTTGTCTCAAGCAAGCGGCTCTGCCAAAAAGGACAGATTGTTCTTAGAAGAAAAGCTAAGAAACGGAGAAAGTATTCCAGGCTTCGGGCATCCTCTATATAAGAAAGGAGATCCGAGAGGAAAGAAACTCATAGATCTTGTAAAGAGATTCTTTCCGGACCGAGAAGATGTACAGATCCATTTACAATTCGTGCAGCAAATTTCAGAATTGATTGATGATTATCCTACTGTAGATGCAGGACTTGCCTTAGCCTCCAAAGCATTACAATTACCTAAAGGAGCTGGGATCGGGATATTTGCGATTGCAAGAAGTGCAGGCTGGTTAGCTCATGCAATGGAGCAATACGACTCGGGGAGCTTAATTCGTCCCCGAGCAAAGTACATCGGCAAAATGCCTCAGGATTAA
- a CDS encoding SixA phosphatase family protein, which translates to MKQIHLIRHSKSDWENLSLKDKDRPLSKRGRKNARFLAKYMDKVSFSTDLALVSPSKRTKETLHILEESNSISKETHVVDEIYEADYSDLLRLIRGVDPKKESVLCIGHNPGFEDLANFLLLKDPESSLFEKFPTSSFISLVSDAESWEDIGIQKCRLVRFWIP; encoded by the coding sequence TTGAAACAGATTCATCTCATTCGTCATTCTAAATCGGATTGGGAAAATTTATCTCTCAAAGATAAAGATCGTCCTTTATCTAAACGTGGTAGAAAGAACGCACGATTTCTTGCTAAATATATGGATAAGGTTTCGTTTTCGACGGATCTCGCCCTTGTTTCGCCATCTAAGAGAACTAAAGAAACTTTGCATATACTTGAAGAATCTAATTCTATTTCTAAAGAAACTCATGTAGTAGATGAGATCTATGAAGCGGATTACTCGGATCTGCTTCGCCTAATCAGAGGAGTCGATCCGAAAAAAGAAAGCGTTCTATGTATCGGTCATAATCCCGGATTCGAAGATCTGGCAAATTTTCTGTTACTTAAGGATCCTGAATCTTCTCTCTTTGAAAAATTTCCGACTTCTTCTTTTATTAGTCTCGTTTCCGATGCGGAATCTTGGGAAGATATCGGTATCCAAAAATGTAGATTGGTAAGGTTCTGGATCCCATGA
- a CDS encoding ABC transporter ATP-binding protein — protein sequence MSDPSSIISVKNVTKKFKDVIAVSDLSLEIRKGEFVGLLGPNGAGKTTLIEMLEGIQTPDSGQITLLGTSWSKNEKYLRSNIGLALQETRFMDRATVWETLKLFGSFYKAPESRLHEILELTRLTEKKQSFVNSLSGGQRQRLALGVSIMNKPEILFLDEPTTGLDPGARRDIWKILEDLRAYGTTMILTTHYMEEAEVLCERIIVMDKGKILDQGTLSDLLGKLGGGEIVRFSLENGADPVGHLPEKGRFKFTWNGESKEGRVFVERITDYLPAMLDSFSRSGIVLKELECHKKTLDDLFLSMTGRGLGE from the coding sequence GTGTCTGATCCTTCTTCGATTATATCCGTTAAAAATGTTACAAAAAAGTTCAAGGACGTGATTGCTGTCAGCGATCTCTCTTTGGAGATTCGCAAGGGAGAATTCGTTGGTCTTTTGGGACCGAACGGAGCTGGTAAAACCACTCTCATTGAAATGCTAGAAGGGATTCAAACTCCTGACTCTGGCCAGATCACTCTTTTGGGAACGAGTTGGTCCAAGAACGAAAAGTATTTACGTAGCAATATAGGCTTGGCTTTGCAAGAGACTCGATTTATGGATCGAGCTACTGTTTGGGAAACTTTGAAATTATTCGGAAGTTTTTATAAGGCTCCCGAATCCAGGCTTCATGAAATTTTAGAACTCACAAGATTAACTGAAAAGAAACAATCCTTCGTAAATAGTTTATCCGGAGGACAAAGACAGAGATTGGCTCTGGGTGTTTCTATTATGAATAAACCGGAGATCCTTTTCTTAGATGAACCTACTACCGGTTTGGATCCAGGAGCCAGAAGAGATATCTGGAAGATCCTAGAAGATCTTCGCGCGTACGGAACTACTATGATCCTTACCACTCATTATATGGAAGAAGCCGAAGTTCTCTGCGAAAGAATCATCGTAATGGACAAGGGAAAGATCTTGGACCAAGGAACTTTATCGGATCTATTGGGAAAATTAGGAGGAGGAGAGATCGTTCGCTTCTCCTTAGAAAACGGAGCAGATCCAGTGGGACATCTTCCCGAAAAAGGAAGATTCAAATTCACTTGGAATGGCGAATCAAAGGAAGGAAGAGTCTTCGTAGAAAGGATCACGGATTATCTTCCTGCTATGTTGGATTCCTTTTCCAGATCGGGGATCGTTTTAAAAGAATTGGAATGTCATAAGAAGACTTTAGACGACTTATTCCTTTCCATGACAGGAAGAGGTTTGGGAGAATGA
- a CDS encoding M23 family metallopeptidase, which produces MSSYSLKTIFSIFLVCFFSLSSHAKEDTSKKKEEPKKSSVLPKISSAKKTSSVKKDEKKKPPVNASKKVSAGKKGPKRLHGEEVEKKEELFSFVLSGRKFAQGELLFLKIKPLARLLDKLGNFKITWEGTELPFSQKDGYLLVFIPISPEFSKPTGVLELTERHLFSKNDSKKYEIPVQKTNFATSKISHLTMDKQYTTEELSEETKSFIKDCSEAKAKAFQSKSEIQIDSDFAYPVQNPILNSPFYKRRIYNKEKGRPHGGSDFKGGVGDPIYAINDGTVILARSMYYEGNFTVIDHGLEVYSLYMHQSELLVKQGDKVKKGDLIGKIGSTGMSTGPHLHLGLRVLGTMIDPLSVVQTELLGSKPAPVKK; this is translated from the coding sequence ATGTCCTCTTATTCTTTGAAAACGATCTTTAGTATATTCTTAGTTTGTTTTTTCTCCCTATCTTCTCATGCAAAAGAAGATACCTCCAAAAAGAAAGAAGAGCCTAAAAAATCTTCGGTTCTACCAAAGATCTCCTCTGCTAAAAAGACTTCTTCTGTAAAGAAGGATGAAAAGAAAAAACCGCCCGTAAACGCTTCAAAAAAAGTAAGCGCCGGTAAGAAAGGACCAAAACGTCTTCATGGAGAAGAAGTGGAGAAGAAAGAAGAGCTCTTTTCTTTCGTTCTATCCGGCAGAAAATTTGCGCAAGGTGAACTTCTGTTTTTAAAGATCAAACCTCTTGCGAGATTATTAGATAAATTAGGAAACTTTAAAATTACTTGGGAAGGCACTGAGCTCCCATTCTCTCAAAAAGATGGTTATCTTTTAGTGTTTATTCCGATCTCTCCGGAGTTCTCCAAACCTACCGGAGTTTTAGAATTAACGGAAAGACATTTATTCTCCAAGAACGATTCCAAGAAGTATGAGATCCCTGTTCAAAAGACGAATTTCGCGACTTCTAAGATTTCTCATCTTACCATGGATAAACAATATACTACAGAAGAGCTGTCCGAGGAAACAAAGTCATTTATCAAGGATTGTTCCGAAGCAAAGGCTAAAGCGTTTCAATCCAAGTCTGAAATTCAGATCGATTCGGATTTTGCTTATCCGGTTCAAAATCCAATCTTAAACAGTCCATTTTATAAACGTAGGATCTATAACAAAGAGAAGGGTCGTCCTCATGGAGGCTCGGATTTCAAGGGTGGCGTAGGTGATCCTATTTACGCGATCAACGATGGCACTGTGATCCTTGCAAGATCCATGTACTATGAAGGAAATTTTACTGTCATCGATCACGGACTCGAAGTGTATTCTCTATACATGCATCAGTCAGAACTATTGGTAAAGCAAGGGGACAAGGTTAAAAAGGGAGATTTGATCGGAAAGATCGGATCCACCGGAATGTCAACTGGACCTCATTTGCATTTAGGCTTGCGAGTCTTAGGAACGATGATCGATCCTTTATCAGTGGTCCAAACCGAGTTATTAGGTTCTAAACCTGCGCCAGTAAAGAAGTAA
- a CDS encoding patatin-like phospholipase family protein, with translation MPILDDYELPSRKPDPTSKIEGVFQGIWLENEICFAIAGGGCKAFYGLGFGHELKSWGLKLRQVSGVSAGAAMVLCLISETEEETVSFFERIVRKNPRNFYFTRFFRGERAFPHEEMYRKTIRFGMDFQKIIQSGAKVFIHTIKAFPKDDAHKNTFRLARLIAETGKAFIEDERDRGKGLHTERTFRVLRNWNMKEVLFTEADFRDPTVIEQIIMNSSSLPPIVSFQNHGREYYLDGGLTNNLMLEAFPPNAKVIGIHYEQTTLVGKDPHLLDRCFLVTPSKPLPISSFDYTNAKGVREAYEQGKSDAFRSKERILEYLKKDWVKKAEKLARPS, from the coding sequence ATGCCCATCCTGGATGATTACGAACTTCCTTCTCGCAAACCCGATCCCACTTCTAAAATCGAAGGAGTGTTCCAAGGAATTTGGTTGGAGAATGAGATTTGCTTTGCGATCGCCGGCGGAGGTTGTAAGGCATTTTACGGTTTGGGTTTCGGTCATGAGTTGAAGTCTTGGGGGCTAAAGCTCAGACAGGTTTCCGGAGTTTCTGCCGGGGCCGCCATGGTACTTTGTCTTATTTCTGAAACGGAAGAAGAGACTGTTTCCTTCTTTGAAAGAATTGTTCGCAAGAATCCTCGCAATTTTTATTTCACTCGTTTCTTCAGAGGAGAGAGAGCGTTTCCTCATGAGGAAATGTATCGTAAAACAATTCGATTCGGGATGGATTTTCAAAAGATCATTCAATCCGGCGCAAAAGTTTTCATTCATACGATCAAAGCATTTCCTAAGGACGATGCGCATAAGAATACATTTCGTTTAGCAAGACTGATTGCAGAAACCGGCAAGGCGTTTATAGAGGACGAAAGGGATAGAGGCAAGGGTTTGCATACGGAGAGGACCTTTCGTGTTCTGAGAAATTGGAACATGAAGGAAGTATTATTTACCGAAGCAGACTTCAGGGATCCGACCGTGATCGAGCAGATTATCATGAATTCTTCTTCTCTTCCTCCTATCGTTTCTTTTCAAAACCATGGAAGGGAATATTATTTGGACGGCGGTCTTACGAATAACTTGATGTTGGAAGCCTTTCCTCCGAACGCAAAAGTGATCGGTATTCATTATGAACAAACCACTCTTGTAGGAAAGGATCCACATCTCTTGGATCGTTGTTTTTTGGTGACTCCTTCTAAACCTCTTCCGATTTCTTCTTTTGATTATACGAACGCAAAAGGAGTGAGAGAAGCTTACGAGCAGGGCAAATCGGATGCGTTTCGAAGTAAGGAAAGAATACTTGAGTATCTCAAAAAGGATTGGGTAAAGAAAGCGGAGAAACTTGCTCGTCCTTCCTGA
- the hpt gene encoding hypoxanthine phosphoribosyltransferase, translated as MKEDSLHLDNIPFRVLIGKQEIDARVSEMGTRIGRDYENKDPLFVCVLRGGVYFFSDLTKSLPFSVELDFIQARSYQGTESVGEVELVKDLDSNIENRHVIIVEDIVDTGKTLKFLISHILSKNPKSLEVAALLFKEGGEAVGYPIKYVGWYIGKEFVIGYGLDYDGKFRNLPGIYLFQE; from the coding sequence ATGAAGGAAGATTCTTTACATTTAGATAATATTCCCTTTAGAGTCTTGATCGGAAAGCAAGAGATCGACGCAAGAGTTTCGGAAATGGGAACCCGGATCGGAAGGGATTATGAGAATAAGGATCCTCTTTTCGTATGCGTTCTACGAGGAGGAGTTTACTTCTTCTCCGATCTTACAAAGTCTTTACCATTTTCCGTTGAGCTGGATTTCATTCAGGCAAGATCCTACCAAGGAACGGAATCAGTAGGAGAAGTCGAATTGGTCAAAGATCTGGATTCAAATATAGAAAACAGACATGTGATCATTGTGGAAGATATTGTAGATACAGGAAAGACCCTGAAGTTTTTGATCTCTCATATTCTTTCTAAAAACCCCAAGTCATTAGAAGTTGCTGCTCTTTTATTTAAAGAAGGAGGAGAAGCAGTCGGATATCCAATTAAATACGTTGGTTGGTATATCGGTAAGGAATTTGTGATCGGTTACGGCTTGGATTACGACGGTAAGTTCCGAAACCTCCCCGGTATTTATCTATTTCAGGAATAA